In the Tissierellales bacterium genome, GAAGTATGGGTACAAGGGGTTCCTTAGGTGGGCTATCAAAAGCAACTCAGGGAGCAATTAAAGTACTAGATATTTATGGCGCAGATTATATTTTTGTTGAAACTGTAGGAGTGGGGCAATCAGAAATAGATATTGTTAAAAATGCAGATACAGTTCTCATGGTAATGGTGCCAAACCTAGGAGATGATATACAAGCTATAAAAGCAGGTATAATGGAAATTGCTGATTTATTTGCTATAAATAAGTCGGATTTGGAAGGGGCAGATAAAACAGCAGTGGAAATAGAAATGACCTTAGACCTTAATGATAAAGATAAATTTAGACCAGATGTAGTTAAGGTGTCTGCTAGTAAAAATGAAGAAGTGGATACTCTTTTACAAAAGATAAAAGAACATAGAAGCTTTTTAGAAGAATCTAATGAGTTAGAGAGAAGAAGAAATGAAAATATGAGAGAAGAAATAGTAAAATTAGTAGAAGATGAACTTATGAATATTATAATGTCAAAGGCAAGAGAAGGAGATTTATTAACGGAACTTTCTAAACAAGTAGTTTCAAGGAAGTTAGATCCTTATACTGCAAAGGATGAAATAATAAAACTTTTAAAATAATAAAGGGGGTTAGTTCTTTGGTAACTAAAATTGATCATATAGGTATAGCTGTGGAAAATTTAGAAGAAACATTAAAATTTTACGAAAATGTTCTATGTATGAAGTTAGAAGGTACCGAGGTTGTAGAGGAACAAAAAGTTAAAACAGCTTTTTTGCCTATAGGTGATACGGAAATTGAATTATTAGAGTCAACAGAAAAAGGAGGGCCTATCCATAAGTTTATTGAAAAAAGAGGAGAAGGTGTTCAACATATAGCCTATAGAGTAGAAAATATAGAAGAAGCCATCGAAAAGATGAAAGAAAATGGAATTAGGATGATAGATGAAAAACCTCGTTATGGAGCAGGAGGAGCAAAAATAGCTTTTGCACATCCAAAATCTACTTTTGGAGTTTTAATAGAATTATGTGAAAGAGGTTAATTAAAAATGCATAAAGGAGGGTCAAAGTGAAGGATAAAATTAATAAATTAGTCCAAGCCAAGGAAAAAATACAACTTGGTGGAGGAGAAAAAAGAATCGAAAAACAACACAAATCTGGCAAATTAACAGCTAGAGAAAGAATCAATCTATTATTAGATGAAAATAGTTTTATTGAAATTGATGCTTTTGTAGAACATAGAAGCACAAACTTC is a window encoding:
- the mce gene encoding methylmalonyl-CoA epimerase; translation: MVTKIDHIGIAVENLEETLKFYENVLCMKLEGTEVVEEQKVKTAFLPIGDTEIELLESTEKGGPIHKFIEKRGEGVQHIAYRVENIEEAIEKMKENGIRMIDEKPRYGAGGAKIAFAHPKSTFGVLIELCERG
- the meaB gene encoding methylmalonyl Co-A mutase-associated GTPase MeaB; the encoded protein is MNIEEKLLKGNKRACARLITMLENEDEEGIDIIKSLYKYTGNAYVVGITGPPGSGKSTLTDRLVKELRKEGKKIGVIAIDPTSPFTGGAVLGDRIRMADLAIDENIFIRSMGTRGSLGGLSKATQGAIKVLDIYGADYIFVETVGVGQSEIDIVKNADTVLMVMVPNLGDDIQAIKAGIMEIADLFAINKSDLEGADKTAVEIEMTLDLNDKDKFRPDVVKVSASKNEEVDTLLQKIKEHRSFLEESNELERRRNENMREEIVKLVEDELMNIIMSKAREGDLLTELSKQVVSRKLDPYTAKDEIIKLLK